GCGCCCGCACGCCGGCCAGCGCGAGAGCGCCGAACTGATCCGGCGGCTCACCGACGGGAGTGAAGTCGTCGAGGCCCACCGCAACTGCGATCGGGTCCAGGACGCCTACGCGCTCCGGTGTCTGCCGCAAGTCCACGGCGCGGTCCGGGACGCACTGGCGCACCTCCGTGCGGGCGTCGAGACCGAACTGAACAGCGCGACGGACAACCCGCTCGTCTTTCCCGCGGACGCGGTCGACGATCGCGCCTCCGGCACCGATCGCGGCGCGATCCTCTCGGGTGGCAACTTCCACGGCGCGCCGCTCGCCCTGCGACTGGAGTACGCCCGCCTCGCGCTGACCGACCTCGCCGCGATCGCGGAGCGCCGGATCGATCGACTCCTCAATCCGAACCTCCAGGAGGATCACCTCCCGCCGTTTCTTGCGTCCGACAGCGGCCTCGAATCGGGGTACATGATCGCCCAGTACACGGCCGCGGCGTTGCTCAACGAGATGCGATCGATCGGGGCCGCGTCGACGGACAACACGCCCGTCAGCGGGAACCAGGAGGACCACGTCAGCATGAGCGCACAGGCGGCGCTCAACGCCCGAACCGCCGTCGAGAACGCCCGGACGATCGTCGCCGCCGAACTCGTCTGCGGGACGGAGGCGGCCGAATACGTCGACGACGCCTTCGCGGCGGACGACCTCTCGCACGGCGCCGGCACGAGCGCGGTCCGGGACCTGGTCCGGGACGTCGTTCCCCCACTGACGACGGATCGGCCGATCCACACGGACCTCGAGGCGGTCGCGGCGCTGGTCGATGCTGGCTGTCTCGACGACGCGCTCGATCGGGCGCTCGCGGGGTTCGAACCGACGTGAGCCCGATCGAGACGGTCGTCGGTCCCGATCGGGGCGGTCGTGGATGACCGACGCCGATCGGACGGAACGTCGCCGAACTCGGCAGTGGGTAACGTTTTCCGTGTCGAGTTCGTAGCCCGCGGTGCCTTCGACCGGACGAAGGCCGTCCGACGGCGGGGACTCCATTCGAACACACACCACCTACCGTTCCCGCTCCCGTCGGACAAGCGATTTCTGGCGCTAGACCGCCGACGAGTCGTGCAACCGGCCGCTACTCGGTCCCGCTACCGTCCTCGAAGAACTCCCCGAGCACCGTCTTCAGTCCCTTCCGGAGGTGCTGGTGCATCGTCGGCGGCGAGACGTCCATCGCCTCGGCGATCTCCTCGCCGGTACTCTCGCGCGGCCAGTCGAAGAAGCCGCTGTAGTACGCCAGCCGCAACGTGGTCAACTGGCGATCGGTCAACTCGTCGAGGATGCGGGTCCGGCGCTCGGCGGCCGTCCGGACCGGTCGATCGACTTCCCGTCTGGCGACCAGATCGGTGTTCTCGTAGACGGCGGTCAGCGCCTCGGCGATCTCCCGGACGTCGGCGTCCCGTGAGACCTCGACCAGGATGGAGCCGACGCCGTCCTCGACCGTCACGTTCCGGATCGTCGCCCCGTGATTCGCGAGGGTCCGGACGCCCGAGCGGGACAGTCGGAGTTCGATCGTGCAGCGACGGGTCCCGTCGTGGATGAGTCGACACGATTCGACCGAGTCGTGATCGGTCGCCTCCTCGAGCACCGTCTGGCCGTCGAGTCCCTCGATGGTCACGAACTGGAACGAGCGGCCATCAGCCGTCGTCCCGGCCCACTCGAGCGAACAGGTGCAGTCGTACGACTCGGAGAGATCGAACGAGAGCGTGTCGCCGCCGTGGATGTGAAATTCGAGTTCGACGACGGTGTCCGCGAAGAGCAGCTGGCGGTTCTTGACCGCCTGGATGGCGAACCCGATCGTCTCGCCGAGCAGGCGGAACTCGGCCTGTTCGCGCTCGCTGAAGGCGTCGTCCCTGCTCGCGAGGACGGTGAGAACCCCGTAGGTCGCGTCCTCGTGACTGATTGGGACGGCGATCAGGGACGCCACGTTGTCCTCGGCCGCAGCCTCCCGAAGCGGGTCGGCGAGTTCGTCGGTCTCCGAGAGCCCGTTCGCCGTCTGTACGTCGCCGGTCACGAGCGCCCGCTGGACAGACGGCTGGCGATCGGCCGGGAGTTCGCGGGCCGTCTCGAGGACTGCGTTTGCACTCCCCGACCCGGTCCGGTAGGCGAGTTGCCGATCGGCGGTTCGTTCGGCGATCCACGAGCCACAGTACAGTTCCGAGTCGACGAGTTGATCGCAGACCTCGCGTTCGATCGCGTCCCGCGAGGGAGCCTCGACGAGCGTCTCGATCACCTCCCGGATCACCGCGTTGATCCGGTTGAGCGTCTCGAGTCGATCGCGCCGCGACTGCAGTTCGCGGACGCGACGGGCGCGCTCGGTAACGTCCTGTGCCAACCACAGGACCGCACCGGATTCCGAAATCTCGTCGACGATCGGAACGACCTGCGCTTCGTAACAGCGTCTCCCGTCGCTCGTATCGACGTCGTACTCGATCGACTGCGCTTCACCGGCGCGAATCGTCCGATCGATACACGACTGAAGTCGTGCGGCAGTGGGACTCGAAAACGCCTCGTCGACGTTCCTCCCGACGAGTTCGTCGCGAGACAGCGTACACAACTCGGAGGCCTGTCGACGGACGCTCACGTCGAGATAGGTTCCGTCCTCGTCGATGATGAAGGCCTCGTCCGGGAGTTCGTCGGCGAGACTGCGGAGAACGCGCCACTCGTCCGTCGATTCCGGTTCCACGTCGCTTTCCCGGTCGGCGTCGCGCTCCGATCGAATCGTCGCGACGATCCGATCGAGCGTCTCCGTGTCGCTCTCGGCTGGAACGTATTCGGTCGCGCCAGCCCGGAGTGCGGCGGTCGCCACCCGTTCAGACCCGTTTCGTGGCGCGACGATCGTCGGGGGTGACGGGGCCACCTCGTGGACGCGTTCGAGCGTGGTCCGGAGCGCCGCCGGCCGATCGATCGAGACGACGACGCCTGCTGGGTCGACGGAGGTCGCCGCCCCACCCTCACGGGACGGCGAGCGGTCGGTGGGATCCCGGTCGGGGTCGTCCGGGGGCGAATCGAGACGGGATTCGAAGTCGGCGTCGGGAGCCAGTGCAGTGACGGTCATCGACGTCTCGTCTCGAAGCGCCGACTCGAGTTGTCGCCGGCGCTCGTCCGATCCCGTAATCACGACGATCCAGTCGTCCCGGTTCGTTCCTGCCATAGAGTCCGCTCGATCGGGGGTCGACGCAGTGATTCGACGGTCCGCTGGCCCACCGATCCCAGCGGACTCGTGCTCTTTTACATTATCTATACTCAAAAATAAAAACCTGATGGTACGACCCGACGTTCGTCGCTCGCACCGCACAGCGACGCCCGTGCCCCGCTATCCGGGTTGCGAACGGCGGTCGAGTGACCCGGATCGCGGGTCCGCGACCGCAGAAGCGGGACCTAGATTTCGCCCTGTTCTTTCAGGTCCTCGATGATGTCGTCGACGAACGTCTCGGGGTCGTCGTACGGGAAGTCGCCGCCGGACGTCTTGGTGTTGAGTTCCATCGCGGTGATCGAGTAATCACCGGATTCGAACTTCGTCCCCGGCCCGTTCGGCAGTGCCGGAACGAGGTCCATCGGACTCGAGATGGGGTAGTCTGCGCCTTCGAACGCGTCGATCATCTGCTCGCGAAGTTCGGATTCGTCTGCCATTGCGTCTCACTGTTACGCCCGATAAATAATAAATTTGCAGGTAGTTGCGGTACCGTGCGCAGGTAGCCGGAGGGGGACGCTAAACGGCTACGAGGGCGTTATTCGTCATTTCGTCGACCAGTTCCGCCGATCGATCGCGTCGGCCGGTCTACCGGGACCCAGGCGGTCCACGAGACGGCGGGGCCGCGATGTCGGGCGTCTGCCCGCGAGCCATCGGCGCGGCCGCCGGTGGGCAGTGACGGGTCAGAGTCGTCGCATGAACTCGGGGAGGATTCCCCGTTCGGTCGACTCGCCGGCCGCGGTCGGTTCGGGGGCCGGACGATCGGCGTCGGCCCCCTCGCCGGACACGTCCGGTTCGTCGAACGACTCGGACCCGGTGTCGGACTCGTCCGCCGCCGTCGATCCAGTCCCGTCGTCCGCATCGGTGCTCTCGACGGCCGCCTCGAACGCCGCGGGCGAGTCCGGACCGAAGTAGTACGGCTCGGTCGGCCGCAGCGTCGCCAGCAACTGGAGGTTCCCGTACCCCGCCAGCACGAGGGCCGGAACGAAGAGGACCTCGATTCCGAACAGGGTCGGCCCGGCCGTCAGGATAACCAGGAAGGCCGACAGCGGCGAGTAGACGAAGTACGCCAGGACCCGGAACCAGTTGGCGACGTAGGCGTCGACGACGTAGGCGTACAGGCCGTACGCGCCGACGACCAGTCCCGCGTCGGCGTAGATCCCCACCAGCAACCCGACGTCGCCGGCGACGAGCGTGTGAACCTGGACCGCGATCGCCGCCGTCAGCACGGTTGCCCGGTTGACGTACGTCTCGTCGAGCGCCATCCCGAACACGAGCACCACAAGCTGTAACAGCGGCGCTGCGAGCCACCACGGGAGCATACTGAACAGGAGTCCGGAGACGGCCTCGTACACGACTACTCGTGTCTAGGACTGCAGGCGGGTCCCTTCAACGTTCGTTCCGTTTCGAGTCTCGATACGCGGGGCGACCGACGGACTGGACCCGAGTCACCGCCCTCGATCGGCGGTCGATTCGTGAACGGTACTACACCTCCGAAACAATAATGAGCTAGTAGCGTCAATTTCGGTGACATGGCGAAGGATACCGTCCGGTACCCGGACGACGTCGTCGAGCAGATCGACGCGCTCGTCGAAGACGGTATGTTCGAGAGCAAATCCGAGTTCTACCGGTTCTCCGCGGAGTACGTACTGACGCTGATCAACGCCGACCACGAGGTCAAGACGTTCAACTTCGACGAGATCAAGTCCGAACTCGACATCAGCGAAGAGGACCACGCGAAGGCGCTGGGTACCGACGGCGGCACCTTCTTCCTCGATGCCGTCATCACGGTCCGGAAACAGGGGCTCCGGGGCAACTACGAGGCCGCGGAACGGTTCATCGACACCCACTACGACGCGACCGACCAGGAGTGTATCATTCTCGAGGAACTGCTCGGGACCTACCGGGACGGCTCGACCTGAGAACGACGGGTTACCGGACCGGAAGCCCAAGCGCCGCGAGATCGACGTTCTCGCCCACGAGTGACGCGGCCCGATCGAACGGCGTTTCGCTCGCGCTTCTCCCGGCGGTGTCGCCGGCCCCGTCCGCCGGCCGATCGACCCCCGCTGACGCGGCGACGGCGTCGAGGAAGGCCTCCCGGACGGTCGCGTTGTCGAAGACGCCGTGGAGGTAGGTTCCGAGGACGGGTCCTACTGCGGCGCTGGAGTCGCCGAGCGGCCGATCGACGGGTTCGAGCGCCTCTGTGCGGCCCGCGTGGATCTCGTACCCCGAGGCGGTCCCGTCGGCACCGGCCAGGAGCGGGGTCGCCGATCCGTCGACGGGGACCGTCGTCTGCTCGAGGTGTTTGTCGCCCTCGAAGCGCGTCTCGACGGGCAGGAGGCCGAATCCCGCCACCGTGTCGTCTATTTCGGCACCACGGGCGTCGTCCGTCCCGGTACCGTCGGTTCCGTCCGTCCCGGTTCCGACGTCGCTCCCGGTGCCCTCGAGAGACGCGTTCGTGATCCGGTGACCCAGCATCTGGTAGCCGCCACAGAGGCCCACGATCGGCCCGTCGAACGCCGTGAGCGCGTCGTCGTACCCGGCCGCCCGGAGCGCGAGCAGGTCGTCGACGGTGTTTTTCGTCCCCGGGAGGACGACCGCGTCCGCGTTCGCGAGTCGATCGGTCGGATCGCCGCCATCGGGGTCGACCGGCACGTACGACACCGAGACGCCCGGTTCGGCCACGAGAGCCTCGATATCCGTCGCGTTCGAGATACGGGGCAGTCGCGGGACCGCGATCGTCACGCGGCGATCGGCTGGAACGCCGTCGTCGGCGCCGATCACGGCTCGCTCGTCGGTCGCGGGGAGTCCGACGCTGTCCTCTTCGGGCAGGCCGGGGTCGTCGTACGGGAGGACGCCGAGGATCGGGACGCCGGTCCGGGACTCGATCTCCGCGATCCCCGACTCGAGGAGCGACGGCTCCCCGCGGAACTTGGTGATGACCGCGCCGACGACCCGCTCCCGGACGTCGTCGGGAAGCAGTTCGATCGTCCCGTAGAGGCTGGCGAACGCGCCGCCGCGTTCGATGTCGACCAGCAGGAGGATCTCGGCGTCCGCGAACCGGGCCAGTTCGACGTTCGCGAGGTCCCGATCGTGGAGGTTGATCTCGGCGATGCTTCCCGCTCCCTCGGCGACGATCACGTCGTGGTCGGCCGCCAGCCGCCGGTAGGACGCTTCGGCCACCGCTCGCGCGTCGTCCCAGTACTCCTCGTAGTAGGTGCCGGGCGGGACGTGCTCGTGGGCCCGTCCCTGGACGACTAACTGGCTCTCCCCCTCGCCGCGGGGCTTGAGCAGGACCGGGTTGCAGTCGGTCGTCGGCGTCAGCCTCGCGGCACGGGCCTGGACGAACTGGGAGACGCCGATCTCGCCCCAGCGATCGACGGCGTCGTCCGACGCCACCGCGTCCGGGCGAACGACGACCCGGGCGTTGTTACTCATATTCTGTGCCTTGAACGGGGCGACCGAGACGCCCCGATCGGCCAGGAGACGACAGAGACCGGCGGCGACCGTCGACTTGCCGACGTGGCTGGCCGTGCCCGCGATCAGGATCGTCCGTGTCATCCGGGTGCACGCTACTCGTAGGTACGGGAGTATCGTCCTACCGGTTCGACGTTCGTGAGACGACACGCGGTACCGCCAGTATCCGGGGCCGATCCTCACCCCTGCCGATACCGCCGCTCCCAGCGCGGCCCCGCGCGACTCGAGAGTACCCATCCGATCGTCCCGACCCCGACCCCCGAGAGCGCGAGCGCGGCCCCGATCGGAAGCGTGGGTGGGACGAGCACGAACCCCACCACGAGCGTCGGGACGAGCGGGACGGCCACGCCGACGGTGAACAGTGAGAACCGGACGGCGTCGAACAGGAACTCGTTCGGATCGAAGCCGGCGAGAAAGACCGTGAGTCCGTAGTAGTACACCGCGTAGCCCGCGAGCAGGATCGCGCCGACGGCGGCGTCGACGATCGTTGCCTCGAACCAGACGACGGCTGCGAGGTAGGGACCGGCGACGGCCGGGCCGCCCACGAGGACGAACGCGACGCGTTTCGCCTGGAACACGTCCGCGACGGAGACGGGATAGGCGAGATACGATTCGACCGCGTCGAACTGGGTGAGCCAGTTGTACGTCGTGAACGCCGACAGGCCGAGCACGCCGCCGAAGAAGATCCCCGGCGCGGGTTCGACGCCGGTGATCGAGTCGACGACGCCGACCAGGGCGGCGACGAGCGCGAGCAGGATGCCGGCGGAGACGACCGGCTTCCAGACGCCGCCGGAGGACCGGGCCAGGTCGAGCAGGGTCTTCCTGACCAGCGGATCGGCCGTGAACGGGACCACGTCGCTCGTCCGTGCGAACCGGTCGCCGGCGGTGCGAGCGGGACGGCCGTACGTCGGATCGTACGCCGCGAGCGCGGCAGTCGCGACGACCAGCGTCTTGATGGCGAGCGCGCCGCCGATCGCCGGCGAACCGAGCGGCACGAGGACGGCCGAGATCACGCTGGTCTGGTCCGTAAGCCACGCCACGACTACCGCGCCGCCGATCGCGGCAACGATCGCCCACGCCGGAACGCCCCGAGTCCGGCAGGCGATCAGCGCGACAGTGACGGCCATCCCCGCGGCGAAGACGATCGAGAGGGACAGCCACAGCGCCAGGACGGAAAGCGGCGTCGCCGCGGTCAGTCCGAGCACCGGCCCGGCACCGATCGCCATCGGGAGGACGAACACGATGCCGTAGAAGAGCGCGTCTTTCAGCAGGAAGAGCGCGAGCAGGTGTCGCCGGCCGATCGGGAGCGTCGTCGACGACGAGAGGACGAGCGAGAGATCCCCGAAGACGTTCTCCAGCATGTCGGAGCCGACGAAGCCGGCCGTCCCGCTGTAGAGTCCGAACCCGAGCGCGAGGACGTGGAGGCCGGCCACGACAGTCGACCTGGCGGTTCCGTTCGCGAGAAGTGCGACACCGCCGAGTCCGGCCAGGACGGCGACCACGACCGGGAAGAACACGAACCGCCAGCCGCCGAACAGCCGGGTGTGGAGTCGCCACTCCTCCCGGGCGAGGATCCGGAAGAGCGTCCAGCTGGTCCGTCGCAGGGAGGGCGCCGATCGACTCATACTGCCGGACCCGCCGGGAGACCGCGAGCGTCCTCCTCGGTGACGCGATCCAGAAACAGCTCCAGCAGCGACGGCTCCGTGACGCCCTCGAGCGATCGCTCGGCGACGAGCTGGCCGTCGGCGACGATCCCGACGCGCGTACAGATCTCTTCGGCCACGTCGATGTCGTGCGTCGAGACGAAGACCGCGTTGTCCTCGGCCGCGTAGGCGACGAGAAACTCCTTGACCTGTTCCTGGACGAGCGGATCGAGGTTCGCGAGCGGTTCGTCGATGAAGACGACGTCGGGTTCGTGGACGAACGCCTGGGCGATCATCACCTTCTGTTGTTGCCCCCGCGAGAGGTCGGTGGTGAGCGTGTCGAGTTTGCTCCGGAAGCCGAGCCGTTCCGCCCACAGGTCCGTCCGTTCGGCCACGTGATCCGGGTCGAGGTCGCGGACCTCGCCGACGAATTCGAGGTACTCCCGTGGCGTGAGGAAACTCGGCGGCGACCCCTGTTCCGGAAGGATGCCGACCCGTCGGCGCGTTTCGATCGGTTCAGCCGCCGGATCGGTATCGAGCACCCGGACCTCCCCGGCGTCCGGTTCGATCTGGCCGGTCAGGATCCGGATCGTCGAGGTCTTTCCGGCCCCGTTCGGGCCGAGAAAACCGAACAGTTCGCCCCGCTCGATCGCGAACGACAGCCCGTTCAGCGCGTCCACGGAGCCGTAGGACTTCCGCAGCCCCGTCACGTTGACGACACCCATCAGTGACCGCGACTTTCGATCGATCTGTAATAACTGTGCTGGCGGCGAGGCTCCGATCGGCCCCGGGCCGGGATGGCTCCGATGGCGAGACCGAATCATCGGTGAGCGGGACTGTCGCTCTGGCGCGGATTCGAAACGTTTGTGTGCATTGTACGCATTGTATACGCCATGGGAACCATCTCCGCCCGCGTCCCGGACGACCTCGAGGCCGAACTCGAGGTCTATCTCGAGGAGGAAAACCTCGATCGGAGTACGGCCGTCCGGAAGCTGTTGATCGAAGGACTCGAAGAGTGGCGCATGGAGCGCGCACTCGACAAACTCGAGGCCGGTGAAATAACGTTCTCCCGGGCAGCCGAACTCGCGGACCTGTCGGTCTGGGAACTGGCACGACTCGCCGAGGACCGCAACGTGACCTGGGTCGACGGCGATCGTCTCGAGGACGACCTCGACGCGCTCTGAGCGATGTACGTATTCGACGCGACGCCGCTTATCTATCTCGCCACCGTCGATCGACTACCGATCATCGAGTCGCTCCGATCGGAGTGTGTGACTACGAATGCCGTCTACGAAGAGGTAGTTACGACGGGAATCGACGAAGGCCACGCAGACGCGAGACGGATCGAGCACGTCATCGAAAACGGGCTCCTGTCGGTCGAGGAAGTCGACCAAACCGTCCTCTTCGAACGGCTGCGGAAAAACGACCGTCTCAGCATCGCCGACGCCTCGGTCCTCGCCCTGGCCGACCAGCACGACGGAACGGCGATCGTCGACGAGCGCTACGGTCGGGCCGTCGCGAGCGCCGAGACCGTTCCCACCCGCGGGACGGCCTATATCGTGCTTCGACTGCATCGCGACGACATCCTCACCGCCGACGAGGCACAGGAGACGATCGACGAGATGGTCGACGCGGGCTGGTACTGCGCCCCCGACCTGTACGCGAAGATCAGTCGGAAGATCGACGAGCTATCCGAGTGACGCGCTATCTCGAGGTGGGCTGGATTGCGGTCAGCGGGGCATACGCCGATCAGAACTCCGTTCCCTGTCGCGCCCGCTGTCCGTCGTCGATCGGGTGTTTCACCTTGCGGACGTTCGTGATCAGGTCGGCCGCCGCCGAGAGGTAGTCGGGTTCGGTGTGGCTTCCCGAGAGGACGAGTTCCAGTCCGTCCGGTTTCGCGTCGATCAGGTCGAGCACGTCGGTTTCGCTGACGAGTCCTCGATCGGCGGCGTACAGCACCTCGTCGAGCACGAGCATGTGCATCCCCGCCTCCGGAGCGGCGTCGAGCGGGATCGGTTCGTCGAGGTCGGCCCCACGGGCCGCCGCGAGCAACTCCTGGGCGCGCTCGAGGCCGGCCTGGGCCTCCGCCTCGTGATCCGCCTCGTCGGTCCCGTCGGCCATCCCGTGCCAGCCGTAGTGGCCGAGGTTCTCGTAGCTGATCCCCGGCAGGGCCGCGATCGCGTTGTACTCGCCGCGGACGGCGTCGACGCTCGACGCGCCGCCTTTCATAAACTGGAGCAGATGCACGCGGTAGCCGTGCCCGGCCGCCCGCATCCCCAGGCCGAGCGTCGCCGTCGTCTTCCCCTTGCCGTCGCCCCACCACACCTGGACGAGGCCGAACTCCTCGGGTGCGGCCGCTTCGATCGGCTCCGCCTCGGGCGATCGCCCCCCGCCAGGCGTGTCGGCGATCGCCGATTCCGGTGGCTGGTCCTCGCTCATACGGAAGTCGTCGGACCCGTCGTATTTGTAGCTACGGCATCGACGACTGCCGCCCTAATCTATCCGTGCTACCATGCCACAATCAAACGGGTCTTTAGGCTTCGGTCCTAAGATGGTCGCGTCCGATGCCACTCGAGTTCTCTTCGGCCGACGAAGCACCTCCGTTCCGGGACGTCATCACCGTCCTGGACGACGAGGACTGTCGGACGATCATCTCCGTGCTCGACGAACCGATGACGGTGCCGGAGATTGCCGAGGCAGCGGATCTTCCCCTCTCGACGACCTATCGCAAACTCGATCGCCTGACCGAGGCACAACTCGCGAGCGAGACCACCGGCGTTCGACACGGTCGCCACCACAAGTCGCGGTACATCGTCGACTTCGATCGCATCTCGGTCGATCTCGACGACGAACTGGAGTTTCGCGTCGACATCGATCGCTCGAACCCCGCTCTCGGCCTCTGGTCCGACGTGAAACAGGAGTTCTGACGCTCCGGAGCACCCGTCGAATTCGGCGACACTCGATCGGATCCGTCGCGACCGAGGCCCCGTCCCGAGCGCTTCGATCGACGAATACCGAACGGGCCGACAGCCACACATCGTACACAGTGTAAACAGTGCAGACAGTTTGAACTGTGTATGCTACCCGGAGCGATCGCTCCCGGACCGGACTCGCACGACCGGATAGATGGACGTGGACCGCCGATCACCCGAACGAAGGCGGGTCAAACTCTGTACGTGTGATACCTCAAGTCATTCAGGAATTAGCGATAAATACTGACATTCCGGCAAATTACGAAGGCATTTTACCTACAATCGGGTGAAAATAGTTCGTACATGGTCGGCTCGAAATCCAACACGCTCCCAGATCGGCGAACCGTCCTCAAACTCATCGGTGGCGCCACAGTCGTCCCGCTACTGGCAGGCTGTGGCGGCCCGGGCGAAGACGGCGAGGAGACGGAAGACGGTGACGGCGACGAGGAAAACGAAACGGAGGATAACGAAACAGAAGCCAACGAAACGGAGGACAACGAGACTGAAGCCAACGAAACCGAGGATAACGAAACCGAGGATAACGAAACCGAGGACAACGAAACGGAAGACAACGAAACCGACGAGTAGCGATCGGAGACCCCGTCGTCTGCGCTCCCGGACGCGATCGGTCGGGAGAGTGCAGCGACGGACCACGACCTTTCGGAAGCCGATTCACGGTACATACATACGGTACGGTCCCCTATCGGATCGTATGAGCGAGAGCGCGACGTTCGGCGGCGGTTGCTTCTGGTGTATCGAGGCGGCGTTCAAGGAACTCGACGGCGTCGAGTCCGTCACGTCCGGCTACGCCGGTGGCCACAGCGACGATCCATCCTACCGGGAGGTCTGTTCCGGGACGACCGGCCACGCCGAGGTCGTCCGCGTGACCTACGATCCGGCGGCGATCGGGTACGACGACCTTCTCGAAGTGTTCTTCGCGGTTCACGACCCGACACAGCTCAACCGGCAGGGTCCCGACGTCGGCACCCAGTACCGATCGATCGTGCTCTACGAGTCGGATGCCCAGCGCGAACAGGCCGAGGCGTACATCGAGGCGCTCGACGAGGAGTACGACGACGACGTCGTCACCGAACTGGAACCGCTGGAGACCTTCTACCGTGCCGAGGAGAAACACCAGGACTACTTCGAGAAGAACCCGCAGGACGCCTACTGCCGGATGCACGCC
This genomic stretch from Halosolutus amylolyticus harbors:
- the msrA gene encoding peptide-methionine (S)-S-oxide reductase MsrA, coding for MSESATFGGGCFWCIEAAFKELDGVESVTSGYAGGHSDDPSYREVCSGTTGHAEVVRVTYDPAAIGYDDLLEVFFAVHDPTQLNRQGPDVGTQYRSIVLYESDAQREQAEAYIEALDEEYDDDVVTELEPLETFYRAEEKHQDYFEKNPQDAYCRMHAAPKVEKVREKFDAKLEQA